A portion of the Leptospira kanakyensis genome contains these proteins:
- a CDS encoding biotin--[acetyl-CoA-carboxylase] ligase → MEYRLLKTELGHRLPTVTSTNEWIRDVSIPFGSWVIADEQTAGKGRGQNVWQSLGEDPLIFSGKIRISAAEISLPLLSIFVSSAVLKTIFHFFPERETDTTVKWPNDIYRNDKKVGGILVQSEFINGVFDVVVGIGLNFFGNSIPEIIKDKATFLSEKPLEEGVLERFANQLILDLNQSVISLLDQGQVLKDLVWIEDHSLLKHKVIETEWQSRMVRGRVLGIDELGFLLIMTETGEKIELMDTSPKFRII, encoded by the coding sequence ATGGAATATAGATTGTTAAAAACGGAATTGGGTCATAGACTTCCGACTGTCACATCCACAAACGAATGGATTCGTGATGTTTCGATTCCCTTTGGATCTTGGGTGATTGCTGACGAACAAACTGCAGGTAAAGGCCGCGGGCAAAATGTTTGGCAATCGTTAGGCGAAGATCCTCTGATTTTTTCAGGTAAAATCAGGATTTCGGCCGCAGAAATATCCCTACCACTATTATCTATTTTTGTTTCTTCTGCTGTATTAAAAACAATCTTTCATTTTTTCCCAGAAAGAGAAACAGATACCACGGTGAAGTGGCCCAATGATATTTATCGTAATGATAAAAAAGTGGGTGGGATTTTGGTTCAGTCTGAATTTATCAACGGGGTTTTTGATGTGGTGGTGGGGATCGGTCTCAATTTTTTTGGAAATTCAATACCCGAAATCATAAAAGACAAAGCTACTTTTTTGTCCGAGAAACCACTTGAGGAAGGAGTTTTAGAACGATTTGCAAATCAGCTCATTTTAGATCTAAACCAATCTGTGATTTCTTTACTCGACCAAGGGCAGGTTTTAAAAGATTTAGTTTGGATTGAGGATCATTCCTTATTAAAACACAAAGTCATTGAAACCGAATGGCAATCGAGAATGGTTCGTGGTCGTGTTTTGGGAATTGATGAATTAGGATTCCTTCTCATTATGACGGAAACCGGCGAAAAGATTGAACTAATGGACACCTCACCAAAATTTCGGATTATATAA
- a CDS encoding glycosyltransferase family 39 protein, protein MAYASFLIISALFFFQVWINLDVFPVVWPDEVLFFSPSLSLARGGHLQTEVLKGLIPGMESKTLWMPPVYFLFSGLSLSIFPDTLTTVRLANVFIVYLTAVGFYILLRRESISPIASQIAFASVLWEPLLFRFGTAARMEGLTAFFFILSLLFATNKDKSKVYFVFLAGVSLSLSSLSHPIGASFGLVTAFLVWKNFGLKSIPWFLLGGMLPILCWLYYIHPNWNWFEIQFGAQLTRKRNLLGNFTLIDKVKVFSFGFGFAKIRLILILTEIILLISLSYQSWKNSGKLNQKWILFWIWILSVLVSLYTSSEGWYVFHILFPLAFGMALLYENKRIDSKLAILGVLLSLSSLLYTNHIHWFQTDSKKILESHFQNLEMSLAHSKSVYLQALPDPYFDLRNKRPDLDILEFIPGELDIPSESYIKTIQSRDSFVFYDDQLMNSVIKDFLKKSSWKKEEWEIPVPGNHWLHYKTIVYTKK, encoded by the coding sequence GTGGCTTACGCCTCGTTTCTCATTATCTCCGCTTTGTTTTTTTTCCAGGTTTGGATCAACTTGGATGTATTCCCTGTTGTTTGGCCGGACGAAGTTTTGTTTTTCTCCCCGTCCTTATCTTTAGCTCGTGGTGGTCATTTACAAACTGAAGTTTTAAAAGGCCTCATTCCCGGCATGGAATCCAAAACTCTCTGGATGCCTCCAGTATATTTCCTCTTTTCCGGATTGTCCTTATCGATTTTCCCGGATACACTAACAACGGTTCGCCTGGCAAATGTTTTTATCGTTTATCTCACTGCAGTTGGTTTTTATATACTATTACGCAGAGAATCCATTTCCCCTATTGCAAGCCAAATTGCCTTTGCAAGTGTTCTTTGGGAACCTCTCCTCTTTCGTTTTGGAACGGCCGCCAGAATGGAAGGGCTTACAGCTTTTTTCTTTATTTTAAGTCTATTATTTGCAACTAACAAAGATAAATCGAAAGTATATTTCGTTTTTTTAGCGGGAGTATCACTTTCCCTTTCTTCTTTGTCGCATCCTATCGGTGCTTCTTTTGGACTTGTAACCGCATTTTTAGTATGGAAAAATTTCGGTCTAAAATCAATTCCTTGGTTTTTACTCGGTGGAATGTTACCGATCCTATGTTGGTTGTATTATATCCATCCAAATTGGAATTGGTTTGAAATCCAATTCGGAGCTCAACTCACAAGGAAACGAAATTTACTCGGAAACTTTACTCTGATTGATAAAGTGAAAGTATTTTCCTTTGGTTTTGGATTTGCAAAGATACGTTTGATTTTGATCCTAACGGAAATCATTCTACTCATTTCCCTTTCCTATCAATCATGGAAAAACTCGGGAAAACTAAACCAAAAATGGATTTTGTTTTGGATATGGATCCTATCGGTCTTGGTCTCATTGTATACTTCGTCTGAAGGATGGTATGTATTTCATATTTTATTTCCACTGGCATTTGGTATGGCCTTGTTATACGAAAATAAAAGAATCGATTCTAAGTTAGCAATCTTAGGAGTTTTATTATCTCTTTCTAGTTTACTTTACACAAATCATATCCATTGGTTTCAAACTGATTCCAAAAAAATTCTAGAATCACATTTCCAAAATTTAGAAATGAGTTTGGCGCATTCAAAATCGGTTTACTTACAGGCCCTACCCGATCCCTATTTCGATTTAAGAAACAAAAGGCCTGACCTCGATATTTTGGAATTCATTCCAGGAGAATTGGACATTCCTTCTGAGTCATACATCAAAACCATTCAGTCACGAGATAGTTTTGTTTTTTATGATGACCAATTGATGAATTCCGTGATCAAAGATTTTTTAAAAAAATCATCCTGGAAAAAGGAGGAATGGGAAATTCCTGTTCCAGGCAATCATTGGTTACACTATAAAACCATTGTGTACACAAAAAAATGA
- the metF gene encoding methylenetetrahydrofolate reductase [NAD(P)H], whose protein sequence is MHISQVLGKKQTTISFEFFPPKNEEASADLFRNIQELSQMNPAYVSVTYGAGGSTRDLTHDLVVKLQEETGLTIVSHLTCVGSTKDEIKEILKRYEKSGIHNIMALRGDPPKGQTEFQQTENGFAYAGELVGFIKKEFPKMGIGIAGFPEGHPSTPNRLKEIEYLKWKVDQGADYICTQMFFNNHYFYDFVERCEIAGIKVPIIAGIMPVTSIKGMARMAELSLGTSFPAKLLKSLSRAEDDSYAENVGIHWATEQVRDLLDHKIAGIHMYTLNKSKATRKIYESLGIRNFDTIG, encoded by the coding sequence ATGCATATTTCTCAGGTACTCGGTAAAAAACAAACAACCATCAGCTTCGAGTTTTTCCCTCCAAAAAATGAGGAAGCCTCAGCGGATTTGTTCCGAAACATCCAAGAATTGTCCCAAATGAACCCAGCCTATGTCAGTGTGACTTATGGGGCTGGCGGATCGACAAGAGACCTTACCCACGACTTAGTGGTAAAACTCCAAGAAGAAACAGGGTTAACAATTGTTAGTCATCTTACTTGTGTTGGTTCAACCAAAGATGAAATCAAAGAAATCCTTAAACGGTACGAAAAAAGTGGAATCCACAATATCATGGCCCTCCGAGGAGATCCACCAAAAGGACAAACTGAATTCCAACAAACGGAAAACGGTTTTGCTTACGCCGGGGAACTCGTAGGTTTTATCAAAAAGGAATTTCCAAAAATGGGAATTGGAATCGCTGGATTTCCAGAAGGACACCCCTCCACCCCCAATCGACTGAAAGAAATTGAATACCTAAAATGGAAAGTAGACCAAGGTGCCGATTACATTTGCACACAAATGTTTTTTAACAATCACTACTTTTATGATTTTGTAGAACGATGTGAAATTGCGGGAATCAAAGTTCCCATCATTGCTGGAATTATGCCAGTCACTTCCATAAAAGGAATGGCAAGAATGGCTGAGTTGTCTTTAGGGACAAGTTTCCCCGCAAAACTTTTGAAATCTCTTTCCCGTGCGGAAGATGATTCTTATGCAGAAAATGTGGGAATCCATTGGGCGACAGAACAAGTCAGAGATTTATTAGATCATAAAATTGCGGGCATTCATATGTATACGCTTAACAAATCTAAGGCGACAAGGAAAATATACGAATCACTCGGGATTCGAAATTTCGATACTATTGGCTGA
- a CDS encoding toxic anion resistance protein: protein MDSLELKTNDPELQLTKEDLQKVEELTGQIQLNNPNDVVSYGASAQAKVSEFADKVLSEIKTKDSGYAGELLNNLLFKITDLNLDSFAGEGNTLSKIPLIGGLFDASRKFLAKFEDLQTQIEKIVEELHTARTNLTKDITLLQALYEKNLEYFKEVQVYIAAGDKKVQELRDKILPDMLTKAKAQGDTLASQQYQDMVQMVDRFEKKIHDLKLTRILSLQTGPQIRLIQNGNQVLVEKIQSSILNTIPLWKNQIVIALGLLRQRKALEAQKQVSKTTNDLIQKNAEMLKTGTVEIARESEKGIIEIETLKTVNQQLITTITETLKIQEEGRQKRKAAEQEMIKIESEIKQKLLESK, encoded by the coding sequence ATGGACTCTTTGGAACTGAAAACGAATGACCCGGAACTCCAACTCACAAAGGAAGATTTACAAAAAGTCGAAGAGTTGACTGGGCAAATACAACTCAACAATCCGAACGATGTAGTTTCTTATGGAGCCTCAGCCCAAGCTAAGGTTTCTGAATTTGCAGATAAAGTTTTATCGGAAATCAAAACCAAGGATTCCGGTTATGCAGGAGAACTTTTAAATAATCTTTTATTCAAAATTACAGATTTGAATTTAGATAGTTTTGCGGGTGAAGGGAACACTTTGTCTAAAATTCCGCTGATCGGAGGGCTTTTTGACGCTTCTCGGAAGTTTCTTGCTAAGTTTGAAGATTTACAAACCCAAATCGAAAAAATTGTCGAAGAACTTCATACAGCTCGAACCAACCTAACAAAAGACATAACTTTATTACAGGCATTATACGAGAAAAACTTGGAGTATTTTAAAGAAGTTCAAGTGTACATTGCTGCGGGAGATAAAAAGGTTCAGGAATTACGAGACAAAATCCTCCCCGACATGCTCACAAAGGCAAAAGCCCAAGGAGACACCCTCGCTTCCCAACAGTACCAAGATATGGTACAAATGGTGGATCGGTTTGAGAAAAAAATCCACGATCTAAAACTCACCCGCATCCTTTCCTTACAAACGGGACCACAAATTCGACTCATCCAAAACGGGAACCAGGTTCTTGTTGAAAAAATTCAAAGTTCGATTTTGAATACAATCCCACTTTGGAAAAATCAAATTGTAATCGCATTAGGTTTGTTACGCCAAAGAAAAGCATTGGAAGCACAAAAACAAGTTTCGAAAACTACCAATGACCTAATCCAAAAAAATGCAGAAATGTTAAAAACAGGAACCGTGGAAATTGCCAGAGAGTCTGAAAAAGGTATCATTGAAATTGAAACTTTAAAAACAGTAAACCAACAGCTGATCACTACGATTACAGAAACCTTAAAAATCCAAGAAGAAGGTCGTCAAAAACGAAAAGCTGCGGAACAAGAAATGATCAAAATTGAATCAGAAATCAAACAAAAACTTTTGGAATCAAAATAG
- a CDS encoding ATP-binding protein — protein sequence MNSLSEKHLLTIVKKSGIGILILDQNLNIVLANSWFLKSSGFKETELEHSPFLEIFPELKDTRTFKSIELCLHYSQYSILTHTLNPFPFPLYDNDKKRELNERIYQYLHIIPISIEDETDRFCMIQISDVSQQVVREKLLREQMSLANQREVDAQKASQAKTDFLASMSHEIRTPLNAILGMTDTLNETELTEEQQEYLTVLRNSGKALFNIINDILDLSRIESGKFEMEHIHFSIRNLMSETVSLFFMKAKAKGIEIEFNVEDDIAESIAGDSTRLQQVLINLLGNAMKFTEKGRITVTTSLCENKKNLKISVKDTGIGIPKEKLTSIFESFTQVDSSTTRKYGGTGLGLTITKKLIQLMGGDISVVSEVGAGSNFIFEIPYEGFIKRISGINQHWLNLELPEPEHFPTCKVLLAEDSEENIFIIKTFFRKYPIEIITAYNGKQALEYFKSQKFDIILMDMQMPEMDGLEATREIRKIELANQTSATNSIPIIAISANVQKEDISKSFLAGITSYVSKPVRKQEILKLMYFYLAM from the coding sequence GTGAATTCTCTTAGTGAAAAACACCTATTAACAATAGTTAAAAAATCTGGAATTGGTATTCTAATTCTGGATCAAAACCTCAATATTGTTTTAGCCAATAGTTGGTTTTTAAAAAGTTCAGGATTCAAAGAAACAGAACTAGAACATTCTCCTTTTTTAGAAATTTTCCCTGAATTAAAAGATACACGAACATTTAAATCGATCGAACTTTGTTTGCATTATTCTCAATACTCGATTCTAACCCATACCTTAAATCCTTTTCCCTTTCCTCTTTATGATAACGATAAAAAAAGAGAACTAAATGAAAGAATTTATCAATACTTACATATCATTCCGATTTCCATAGAAGACGAAACGGATCGTTTTTGTATGATTCAAATTTCTGATGTTTCGCAACAAGTGGTTCGAGAAAAACTTTTGCGGGAACAGATGTCTTTAGCCAACCAAAGAGAAGTAGACGCCCAAAAAGCATCGCAGGCAAAAACTGATTTTTTAGCTTCGATGAGTCATGAAATTCGAACACCTCTAAATGCAATTCTTGGAATGACAGACACCTTAAATGAAACAGAGTTAACTGAAGAACAACAAGAATATTTAACTGTGCTTCGTAATTCGGGAAAAGCTTTATTCAATATCATTAATGATATATTAGATTTATCTAGGATCGAATCAGGTAAATTTGAAATGGAACATATCCATTTCTCTATTCGAAATTTAATGAGTGAAACAGTTTCTTTGTTTTTTATGAAAGCAAAAGCAAAAGGAATCGAAATTGAATTTAATGTAGAAGATGATATTGCAGAAAGTATCGCAGGAGATTCCACAAGACTACAACAGGTTCTTATCAATTTACTAGGTAACGCGATGAAGTTTACGGAAAAAGGCAGAATTACCGTTACTACTTCGTTATGCGAAAATAAAAAAAATCTAAAAATTTCAGTTAAAGACACAGGAATTGGCATTCCAAAAGAAAAACTAACGTCCATTTTCGAAAGTTTTACGCAGGTTGATAGTTCTACTACTAGAAAGTATGGTGGAACCGGTCTTGGACTTACCATCACAAAAAAACTAATCCAACTTATGGGTGGAGACATTTCTGTAGTCAGCGAAGTTGGTGCCGGATCCAACTTTATTTTCGAAATCCCATACGAAGGTTTTATCAAACGTATATCAGGAATCAACCAACATTGGTTGAATTTAGAACTACCAGAACCTGAACATTTTCCAACATGTAAAGTCCTGTTAGCAGAAGACTCAGAAGAAAATATTTTTATCATTAAAACATTTTTTCGTAAATACCCAATTGAAATTATTACGGCTTATAATGGGAAACAAGCCTTAGAATATTTTAAATCTCAAAAATTTGATATCATTTTAATGGACATGCAAATGCCAGAAATGGACGGGTTAGAAGCAACGAGGGAAATTAGAAAAATTGAATTAGCCAACCAAACAAGTGCAACAAATTCCATCCCTATCATTGCTATTTCTGCTAATGTTCAAAAAGAGGATATTAGCAAAAGTTTTTTAGCCGGGATTACTTCTTACGTATCAAAACCAGTCAGAAAACAGGAAATTTTGAAGTTGATGTATTTTTATCTAGCAATGTAG
- a CDS encoding tyrosine-type recombinase/integrase, which translates to MLNKDLNLPILLPQVLTVDVMTLDNHLIDQADIRTLLFQLRARNYLHYLIIKFLVCTGLSLPEIIHLKISDFNPERTLFKLKNGGRLRRRKIFLEPNLALELYRYSSEFSPSDYLFPGRYGKLRTRTIQKILKTASRLISKEIHIPFLRDVIALDLFKKGFPVWEIQEFLGHRTTRSTKQRILLHIPVEERTDPRLFNRNKNQAA; encoded by the coding sequence ATGCTAAATAAAGATTTGAATCTACCCATCCTCCTCCCACAAGTATTGACGGTTGATGTCATGACACTTGACAATCATTTGATTGACCAAGCGGACATACGCACTTTACTCTTTCAACTCCGGGCGAGAAATTACCTGCATTATTTAATCATTAAATTTTTAGTTTGCACAGGGTTATCTCTCCCTGAAATCATTCATCTTAAAATCTCCGACTTTAATCCAGAAAGAACACTATTCAAATTAAAGAACGGTGGTCGTTTGCGCAGAAGAAAAATCTTCCTGGAGCCTAATCTAGCACTAGAACTCTATCGGTACTCCTCAGAATTTTCACCTTCCGATTATCTATTTCCCGGTCGTTACGGAAAACTCAGAACAAGAACCATTCAAAAAATTCTGAAGACGGCAAGTCGCCTTATCTCAAAAGAAATTCATATTCCCTTCCTTCGTGATGTCATAGCCTTAGACCTTTTCAAAAAAGGTTTTCCTGTTTGGGAAATCCAAGAGTTTTTGGGACATAGAACCACTCGTTCCACCAAGCAAAGAATATTATTGCACATTCCGGTCGAAGAACGAACAGATCCGCGACTTTTTAACCGAAACAAAAACCAGGCAGCGTAA
- a CDS encoding type III pantothenate kinase, which yields MSESPLLLVIDVGNTNTVFGVFREGEDTPDFHKRTVTRRDRTSDELGLFLKGFLTQENVKADRVKKAIYSSVVPSLNPIVERMLEDWFDVNPLRVHYQMNLNFGISYPRPFEIGADRLVNASYCAKTYPGKKAILVDLGTATTFCVISEKPEYVGGVIAPGLKISMDALTRNTAQLPPIVFGSPKRVLGESTVESIQAGFFFGWIGLLKEIVRAIKEEHPGDYVVVGTGGLVTTIHASHNQVFDEIDPMMTLKGLKILADLNS from the coding sequence ATGTCAGAATCACCATTATTATTAGTAATCGATGTAGGAAATACAAACACCGTATTTGGTGTGTTTCGTGAAGGAGAAGATACTCCTGACTTTCATAAAAGAACAGTCACTCGAAGAGACAGAACCTCTGATGAACTTGGTCTTTTTTTAAAAGGATTTTTGACCCAAGAAAATGTAAAAGCAGATCGGGTAAAAAAAGCGATTTATTCTAGTGTAGTTCCATCTTTAAATCCAATCGTAGAGCGAATGTTAGAGGATTGGTTTGATGTAAATCCTTTACGTGTGCATTACCAAATGAATCTCAATTTTGGAATTAGTTACCCTCGTCCTTTCGAAATTGGAGCCGACCGATTGGTGAATGCTTCCTACTGTGCAAAAACATACCCAGGAAAAAAAGCCATTCTTGTAGATTTAGGAACTGCTACCACCTTTTGTGTGATTAGCGAAAAACCTGAATATGTCGGCGGTGTGATAGCTCCCGGCCTTAAAATTTCAATGGATGCTTTAACACGAAACACGGCCCAACTTCCTCCTATCGTATTTGGATCACCAAAACGGGTGTTAGGCGAATCAACAGTTGAGTCCATCCAAGCTGGGTTTTTCTTTGGTTGGATTGGCCTTTTGAAAGAAATTGTAAGAGCGATCAAAGAAGAACACCCTGGAGATTATGTAGTTGTTGGGACTGGTGGTCTTGTTACCACCATTCACGCTTCGCATAACCAAGTGTTCGACGAAATAGATCCAATGATGACTCTAAAGGGACTCAAAATCCTCGCGGATTTAAATTCCTAA
- a CDS encoding chemotaxis protein CheX, translated as MNFLSPLEKDSLCELFNISLGGAAKLMGEMISDEILLTVPSLQLITAEEAKNIEHLANQDVCTIEQKFVGGIGDGSAFLLFHKSASLEIVKMMMKDYIALNEVSQFEKDALSEIGNIILNAILSNLAKLSNYKIETHVPEFFAGRYEDLIIQRSPKKDNSILLVFIDYKLKGKDIKGYIFFILNFDSIKNLSRVLIEKLKQ; from the coding sequence ATGAATTTTTTATCACCTCTAGAAAAAGACTCGTTATGCGAATTATTCAACATCAGTTTGGGTGGGGCCGCAAAATTAATGGGGGAAATGATTTCTGATGAAATTTTACTTACAGTTCCAAGTTTACAACTCATCACAGCGGAAGAAGCAAAAAATATAGAACATCTTGCAAATCAAGATGTGTGCACAATTGAACAAAAGTTTGTTGGTGGAATTGGAGACGGATCAGCATTCTTATTATTCCACAAAAGTGCTAGTTTGGAAATAGTTAAAATGATGATGAAAGATTATATTGCATTAAACGAAGTGTCTCAATTTGAAAAAGATGCGCTCAGTGAAATAGGAAATATCATTCTTAATGCAATTTTATCAAATTTAGCAAAACTTTCTAATTATAAAATAGAAACTCATGTACCGGAATTTTTTGCGGGTAGGTATGAGGATCTAATCATCCAACGAAGTCCGAAAAAAGACAATTCAATCCTTTTGGTTTTTATTGATTATAAATTAAAAGGTAAAGATATCAAAGGGTATATATTTTTTATCTTAAATTTCGATAGTATCAAAAATCTTTCTAGAGTACTCATTGAAAAGTTAAAACAGTGA
- a CDS encoding STAS domain-containing protein gives MEIKTKKIGKHTLVHLNGRLDITHSDEVEAKLADDVQNGEGDIIINLELISYISSSGIRIFVGMVRELDKQGRKLKLCCITPPVKKVFDVVELLDLFEVFETEQEAVNSLSK, from the coding sequence TTGGAAATAAAGACCAAAAAAATCGGAAAGCACACACTCGTTCACCTTAACGGTCGTTTGGACATTACCCATTCGGATGAAGTGGAGGCCAAATTGGCTGACGATGTGCAAAACGGCGAGGGCGATATCATCATCAACCTAGAGCTTATCTCTTACATCTCTTCTTCGGGAATTCGTATTTTCGTTGGGATGGTTCGGGAACTGGACAAACAAGGAAGAAAGTTAAAACTTTGCTGCATCACTCCGCCTGTCAAAAAGGTATTCGATGTAGTGGAACTTTTGGATTTGTTTGAAGTATTTGAGACGGAACAAGAAGCCGTTAATTCCCTTTCTAAATAA
- a CDS encoding SGNH/GDSL hydrolase family protein, which produces MKTLVSLNTTFILFISFSFIMDCYHSDKPTNQYLSLLGGFSLQRRITIVGDSLGQWSDGFGLKSKLGSEFTVTDISVAGYTTEDWLQNKERMNEIPTDLWIIELGTNDAMVYGTSGFESRTNKLISHLESTQNSKAILTALPLTNMASIQETIRTNNQTLRQLKTSKPTIEIVEIESIFESYSGNLPLYPISDPIHPNQIGYELMGEAYRKKILGI; this is translated from the coding sequence ATGAAAACGTTGGTTTCTCTCAATACCACATTCATTCTTTTCATAAGTTTCAGTTTCATTATGGATTGTTATCATTCTGATAAACCAACCAATCAATATCTATCGCTTCTTGGAGGATTTTCATTGCAACGCCGCATCACCATCGTAGGAGATTCTTTAGGCCAATGGTCGGATGGTTTTGGACTGAAATCAAAACTTGGATCCGAATTTACAGTCACAGACATTTCAGTGGCGGGGTACACAACTGAAGATTGGTTACAAAATAAAGAGAGAATGAACGAAATTCCAACCGATCTTTGGATCATTGAGTTAGGAACTAACGATGCCATGGTGTATGGAACCAGTGGATTTGAGTCGAGAACCAACAAACTTATTTCTCATTTAGAATCTACGCAGAACTCAAAAGCGATACTCACCGCCCTTCCTTTGACCAATATGGCTTCCATTCAAGAAACCATTCGAACGAACAACCAAACCCTTCGCCAATTAAAAACCAGTAAACCTACAATTGAAATTGTGGAGATCGAGTCTATTTTTGAATCCTACTCTGGAAACCTTCCCTTATACCCAATTTCTGACCCCATCCATCCCAACCAAATTGGATACGAACTAATGGGTGAGGCTTATCGAAAAAAAATATTAGGAATTTAA
- a CDS encoding SDR family NAD(P)-dependent oxidoreductase, which yields MKLSGNTVLITGCGMGIGALTAERLAKEGNDIIGVDIKLPLLKEIQNKVESYGRKFYGFACDLSKESDIESLIKQIQKKRLEYQILINNAGIAPSGAYEGKDFSVWSKAIQINVNAPMKLVYLSLPILKKQKEAAIINLASIAGKFGTEGTVTYSATKHAMVGFSQALKMELYETQIGVSWICPTMVNTRMIDGVKPSLFTPVIEPPQVADAIVYAIKKNPGEVMVPSYLRASIVILPALFPKFSLWLAVKTKASKGWLLANKGLEKNIPV from the coding sequence ATGAAACTTTCCGGAAATACAGTTCTTATCACTGGTTGTGGCATGGGAATCGGAGCTTTAACAGCAGAACGATTGGCAAAAGAAGGGAATGATATTATAGGTGTTGATATCAAATTACCCTTATTAAAAGAAATTCAAAACAAAGTAGAATCTTACGGTAGAAAATTTTATGGGTTCGCTTGTGATCTTTCTAAAGAATCAGATATCGAATCTCTGATCAAACAAATCCAGAAAAAACGTTTAGAATATCAAATTTTAATCAACAACGCAGGGATTGCACCGAGCGGCGCTTATGAAGGTAAGGATTTTTCTGTTTGGAGTAAAGCCATCCAAATCAATGTGAATGCTCCAATGAAATTGGTTTATCTCTCTCTTCCGATCTTAAAAAAACAGAAAGAAGCTGCAATTATCAATTTAGCAAGTATTGCTGGAAAGTTTGGTACAGAAGGAACGGTGACTTACTCGGCAACCAAACATGCCATGGTTGGTTTTTCCCAAGCTCTAAAAATGGAACTTTATGAAACACAAATTGGTGTTAGTTGGATTTGTCCTACAATGGTGAATACAAGAATGATTGATGGTGTCAAACCTTCCCTTTTTACCCCTGTGATTGAACCCCCTCAGGTTGCAGACGCCATTGTTTATGCCATTAAAAAGAATCCAGGAGAAGTGATGGTTCCATCCTATTTGCGCGCATCGATTGTCATCCTTCCAGCCTTGTTTCCAAAATTTTCCCTCTGGTTAGCAGTGAAAACAAAAGCATCAAAAGGTTGGCTTCTGGCAAACAAGGGACTTGAGAAAAATATTCCTGTTTAG
- a CDS encoding MORN repeat-containing protein, whose amino-acid sequence MRSKNFIFLFLYLFCFCKSNQKICEGENCRTGKFQVTYENGDRFDGEFLEDVKHGSGTYHYSNGDIFEGEYQFGFKEGSGIYRYGNGDRFIGFYSKGKRNGSGKYIFADGLVLEGNWENNQLQGQAKIVNAKGSLVLEGIWKNSRWMGITPTSPSANSIEISNPE is encoded by the coding sequence ATGCGATCCAAAAACTTTATATTTTTATTTTTATACCTCTTTTGCTTTTGTAAGTCGAACCAAAAAATCTGCGAGGGGGAAAATTGCAGAACGGGAAAGTTTCAGGTAACCTATGAAAATGGTGATCGTTTTGATGGTGAATTTTTAGAAGATGTCAAACACGGTTCAGGAACTTATCATTATTCCAATGGTGATATTTTTGAAGGTGAATACCAGTTTGGATTTAAAGAAGGATCAGGAATTTATCGTTATGGGAATGGGGATCGGTTCATAGGATTTTATTCCAAAGGAAAAAGAAACGGTTCCGGAAAGTATATCTTCGCAGATGGACTTGTGTTAGAGGGGAACTGGGAAAACAACCAATTGCAAGGCCAAGCAAAGATAGTAAATGCAAAAGGAAGTCTGGTTTTAGAAGGAATTTGGAAAAACAGTCGGTGGATGGGTATCACACCGACTTCTCCCTCAGCCAATAGTATCGAAATTTCGAATCCCGAGTGA
- a CDS encoding response regulator: MSQKKALIVDDSTVTRLMIRKIILDKFPNCEILEADSADAAKTLVADHKNIDFFSLDQNMPGNLSGLDLAEELRKSYQNTKIILVTANIQDAIKNRAKSIGIDFVEKPVSPEKILPHLD, translated from the coding sequence ATGTCACAAAAAAAAGCGCTAATCGTAGACGATAGCACGGTCACTCGTTTGATGATCCGAAAAATTATTTTAGATAAATTCCCAAATTGCGAAATTCTGGAGGCAGATTCGGCCGATGCTGCCAAAACCCTTGTAGCCGATCACAAAAATATCGACTTTTTTAGTTTAGACCAAAATATGCCTGGTAACCTTTCTGGATTGGATTTGGCAGAAGAGTTAAGAAAAAGTTATCAAAATACAAAAATCATTTTAGTAACAGCTAACATACAAGATGCGATCAAAAATAGAGCCAAATCGATAGGTATTGATTTTGTAGAAAAACCTGTATCACCAGAAAAAATCCTCCCACATTTGGACTAA